GATAACATACTATGTAATACCTTAAAAACATGGGCTTTCTACCTTTTTCCTGGTAAATatatagatatattttttttataaaagtaaatTACTTCTTGAACTGCCACAATTCATCCATGTTCCAAAAGGTGTCATCCGCGAACTCATTGCTCGTCCAATCAATCCCCGCCATTTGGAACTCGAACGCTGGCATGTCACTTGACATAAATTCTTGCGTGTTTGACTGGTTGAAACTCATGACATCAAAGTTATTATTATCCACAATGTAACCATTGCTTTGGACTGAATTTTCGGGCAAGTACGGAAGCATAATTCTCTTGGAATTTGATGAATAGATGTTCGAGTTTGAACTTGTGTTCTCCATTAGGGTTTCTTTGCTTTGTGGTTGAGAGTTGAAGTTCTTGTGATTAATTTCCATAGTTGAGGTTGAAGTAGATGATGATGAGGGTGAACTAAGCTCCAGCTTTTCTATCAATCTTGGTACCAAATATTGACGAAGTGCCTCGACAAATATCTTGCTATTAGAGTCGATCTTGAGATGGCGAGCTTGTTTTTGTACTTTTGTTCTCCAATAGTTCTTGATCTCATTATCTGTTCTTCCCGGCAAGTTTTGTGCAATTTTGGACCACCTTGAACATAACACATAAATTAACTTTAGAATTTAAAATAGTAATTTTAGAACTTCTTTGTGTGCTCATATATACACAGACTCACCTATTACCCCACTTGGAATGtagttcaaggatcaagatttGTTCTTGTGGTGTAAGATTTCCATGTTTAACATCTGGCTTTAGGTAATTCAACCATCGTAGCCTACAACTTTTCCCCGTTCTCTTTAACCCTGAAAACAAAAATGATTAAACATAACTCAAAAATAAAACCACACAAGGAATAGAATCATGATATACTATACTATGATCAATAACAAACTTTTCCATCACGAGTTTTTTCGGGTACCTGAAGCTTTCGCTAGCGAATTCCAACGTCCTTCGCCATGACAAGTGATGTAATGAATAAGAAGATTGTCTTCATCAAGTGTCCATGGCCCTCTTCTTAGCTCATCAAGTTGTTCATTGCAAGAACTTATTATCTTCTTAGAAGCCCTCATGGAGGTTAGAAGGTATGAAAGTAATAGACAAAAGTGGGAGAATTAT
This genomic stretch from Helianthus annuus cultivar XRQ/B chromosome 8, HanXRQr2.0-SUNRISE, whole genome shotgun sequence harbors:
- the LOC110872059 gene encoding transcription factor MYB62, whose protein sequence is MRASKKIISSCNEQLDELRRGPWTLDEDNLLIHYITCHGEGRWNSLAKASGLKRTGKSCRLRWLNYLKPDVKHGNLTPQEQILILELHSKWGNRWSKIAQNLPGRTDNEIKNYWRTKVQKQARHLKIDSNSKIFVEALRQYLVPRLIEKLELSSPSSSSTSTSTMEINHKNFNSQPQSKETLMENTSSNSNIYSSNSKRIMLPYLPENSVQSNGYIVDNNNFDVMSFNQSNTQEFMSSDMPAFEFQMAGIDWTSNEFADDTFWNMDELWQFKK